A stretch of DNA from Oceanispirochaeta sp.:
CCAGGGGTTCTGGAAGCGGCCGATGACAACAGAGGGATCATTTATATAGAGAAGGAGAAACTCATTTTCAGGGGTGAGGGATTCCAGTAACTGATTTTCCATAGCCAGGTTAAGATAAGGATCATTGTAGGGGGAAATAAGTAAATTCATCATCATACCTGCCTGACTTGAAGCCCTTTTTCTGTAATTGCCAGCACCTGTTCTTTGTTCATTTCAGTATCTGTAATTATCATATCTACATTATCCAGGGGAAGGATTTTCACAAACCCGGACTGACCGTATTTGCTTGAGTCTGCAAGAAGGATCGTTTTATCAGACTGTCTTGCCATGGATTTAATCACTTCCGCAGATTCCTCAATATGAGTGGTCATCCCCGTTTCGGCCGAGAATCCACCGGTTCCCACAAAGGCATACTTTACATGATAGCGTTCCAGGTGAGCCAGGGACACAGGACCGACAAGAGATTCTGACCCCGGTTTGAATTCTCCTCCCACAACAGTGAGATGGAGGGTCGGGTTAACCCGGGCGTAGGTCAGAGCCAGAGTAGAATTGGTAACCACATGTATGTTCCTTTTTCCCATCAGGTACTTCAGAACCAGAGATGTCGTTGTTCCATCATCAATCATGATGGCATCTCCCTCATCGACCATTTCGGCTGCTGCCTTGGCAATCCGGTTCTTCTCTTCCTGTCTGGTTCGTTGACTCAGTAGAATGTCCGGATGGAACACAGGAAGGGCTCCCCCTCTGGTTCTCAGAATGAAACCCTTTTCTTCCATGCTGGTGAGATCGCTTCTCACAGTTACAGCAGAAACACCCAACATATCACTGATTTTGGTTACAGAAAGATTATAGTCTTCAATGAGCATGTTAAGAATGCGGTTTTCCCGCTCTGAAAGAAATGGATTCATTATAACCTCGATATCATTATATTTCTAAATGGGCAGAGTCTTGTCCGGAAATTGAATTTATGATTTGATTATGAAATAAACTCTCATCCTTCACACTCCTATTTTATAATGTTTTTACGATTAGTCAATCAAACTCTTTCATTTCTCTTTATAAAAGCCTTCGAAACTTAAATCGATATTAATTGATTCATTTGAAAAACTGGTGTATTCTGGTACCATGAATTTTGAGTACCAGGTAACCGGGGATGATTATGCCCTGGTAGGCCGTGCATCCAGTGATATCAAAAAGAAACTCAAGCAGCTGGGTATTCCTATGGGAACCATCAAGCGGACTGCTATTTCCATGTATGAAGCAGAAATCAATA
This window harbors:
- a CDS encoding DeoR/GlpR family DNA-binding transcription regulator, which produces MNPFLSERENRILNMLIEDYNLSVTKISDMLGVSAVTVRSDLTSMEEKGFILRTRGGALPVFHPDILLSQRTRQEEKNRIAKAAAEMVDEGDAIMIDDGTTTSLVLKYLMGKRNIHVVTNSTLALTYARVNPTLHLTVVGGEFKPGSESLVGPVSLAHLERYHVKYAFVGTGGFSAETGMTTHIEESAEVIKSMARQSDKTILLADSSKYGQSGFVKILPLDNVDMIITDTEMNKEQVLAITEKGLQVRQV